One window of Bacillus alkalicellulosilyticus genomic DNA carries:
- a CDS encoding YycC family protein, whose amino-acid sequence MKPNQFSLETAKILSEKLKMPIEHIMHTPPHIILAKVAELDKKENNKEE is encoded by the coding sequence ATGAAGCCAAATCAATTTTCGCTTGAAACGGCCAAGATACTTTCCGAAAAGCTTAAAATGCCAATTGAACACATTATGCATACACCTCCACATATTATCTTGGCAAAAGTCGCTGAATTGGATAAAAAGGAAAATAACAAAGAAGAGTAG
- the dnaX gene encoding DNA polymerase III subunit gamma/tau, with product MGYQALYRVWRPQLLRDIAGQDHITKTLNNALAQEKFSHAYLFTGPRGTGKTSAAKIMSKAINCEQAPVPEPCNECKACLGITDGSIVDVIEIDAASNNGVDEIRDIRDKVKFAPNEVRYKVYIIDEVHMLSTGAFNALLKTLEEPPKHVIFILATTEPHKIPLTIISRCQRFDFKRISTDAMIARMNYILSHYETKVEEDALHLLALSADGGMRDALSLLDQAISYGDNVITIDDILSVTGAVSQQLLTDVVFAIHEQDVAKALQTVDRMIKEGKDPQKFLEDLIFYFRDILLYKTAPQLEDAFERARVDKQFEELAAVISPKVIFENIALLNESQQEMKWSTHSKIFLEVAMVKLCQKDTSESVVADGSEIAVLKSKLAELEKTISTLKSGTVTVSAEKADATSTRKRPVTQQSTTKMATPQVKELLKKASKQDLHHVTQAWGKVMDVVRQQNIRAHAWLSDCKPVAASNEAVLLAFQNEMHRDMIDTKFKQDVEGTVSEVCQRPLLLYSILNGQWNKIREDFVREQKGDQPTEEKNPVIDEAIKLVGSELIEIVES from the coding sequence ATGGGCTATCAAGCATTGTATCGTGTCTGGCGGCCACAGTTATTAAGAGATATTGCTGGGCAAGACCATATTACGAAAACATTAAATAATGCATTGGCTCAGGAAAAGTTTTCTCATGCCTATTTATTCACAGGGCCAAGAGGTACGGGTAAAACGAGTGCTGCGAAAATCATGTCAAAGGCGATTAATTGTGAGCAAGCACCAGTACCAGAACCTTGTAATGAATGTAAGGCATGTCTTGGAATAACGGATGGATCTATTGTAGATGTTATTGAGATTGATGCAGCTTCTAATAATGGAGTTGATGAAATAAGAGACATCCGAGATAAGGTGAAGTTTGCTCCCAATGAAGTACGCTATAAAGTGTACATTATTGATGAAGTACATATGTTATCGACCGGTGCATTTAATGCGCTACTTAAAACGTTGGAGGAACCACCAAAGCATGTTATTTTTATTTTAGCAACGACTGAACCACATAAAATTCCACTAACGATTATTTCTCGTTGTCAGCGTTTTGATTTCAAACGAATCTCAACAGATGCTATGATTGCCAGAATGAATTATATTTTGAGTCATTATGAGACAAAAGTGGAAGAGGATGCATTACATCTTTTAGCTCTTTCAGCAGATGGTGGAATGCGTGATGCTCTAAGTTTACTTGACCAAGCCATATCATATGGAGATAATGTCATTACTATAGATGATATCTTGTCAGTGACAGGAGCGGTATCGCAACAACTTCTTACTGATGTTGTATTTGCTATTCATGAACAAGATGTCGCTAAGGCACTCCAAACGGTAGACCGAATGATTAAAGAAGGAAAAGACCCACAAAAATTCCTGGAAGATCTCATCTTTTATTTTCGGGATATTCTCTTATACAAAACAGCTCCACAGCTAGAAGATGCTTTTGAACGAGCCAGAGTGGATAAGCAGTTTGAAGAACTAGCGGCAGTGATTTCACCAAAAGTTATTTTTGAAAACATTGCGTTACTTAATGAAAGCCAACAGGAAATGAAATGGTCGACTCATTCCAAAATATTTTTAGAAGTAGCAATGGTCAAGTTGTGTCAAAAAGATACTAGTGAAAGCGTAGTGGCTGATGGAAGTGAAATTGCGGTTTTAAAAAGTAAACTTGCAGAGTTGGAGAAAACCATTTCGACTTTAAAAAGCGGGACCGTTACAGTTTCTGCTGAGAAAGCTGATGCTACTTCGACAAGGAAGCGTCCGGTTACACAGCAATCGACTACCAAAATGGCCACACCACAAGTGAAAGAATTACTAAAAAAAGCTTCAAAACAAGACTTACATCATGTGACTCAAGCTTGGGGTAAAGTTATGGATGTAGTAAGACAACAGAACATCAGAGCACATGCGTGGTTAAGTGATTGCAAACCAGTAGCTGCATCTAATGAAGCAGTTTTACTCGCATTTCAAAATGAAATGCACAGAGATATGATTGATACTAAATTTAAACAAGATGTAGAAGGAACTGTTTCAGAAGTGTGTCAGCGACCTTTATTGCTGTACTCCATCTTAAACGGGCAATGGAATAAAATTAGAGAAGACTTTGTTCGAGAACAAAAAGGCGACCAGCCGACTGAGGAGAAAAATCCTGTTATTGATGAAGCAATAAAATTGGTTGGATCTGAATTAATTGAAATAGTTGAATCATAA
- a CDS encoding YbaB/EbfC family nucleoid-associated protein, protein MKNMGQMMKQMQKMQKDMAKAQEALKEKTVEATAGGGVVTVVASGDKRILDVKISEEVVDPDDVEMLQDLILAATNDALAKVDALVEQDMGKFTKGMNIPGLF, encoded by the coding sequence ATGAAAAACATGGGACAAATGATGAAGCAAATGCAAAAAATGCAAAAGGATATGGCGAAAGCGCAAGAGGCGTTGAAAGAGAAAACTGTAGAAGCTACTGCTGGTGGTGGCGTAGTAACAGTTGTAGCAAGTGGGGACAAACGTATTCTTGATGTGAAAATTTCTGAAGAAGTAGTTGATCCTGATGATGTAGAAATGCTACAAGACCTAATTTTAGCAGCAACTAATGATGCTCTAGCCAAAGTTGATGCCCTTGTTGAACAAGATATGGGCAAGTTTACAAAAGGTATGAATATACCGGGATTATTTTAG
- the recR gene encoding recombination mediator RecR, whose product MQYPEPIAKLIEGFMKLPGVGPKTASRLAFHVLNMKEDSVLDFAKALVNAKRNLTYCSVCHNITDTDPCRVCDDSSRDQTTVCVVQDAKDVIAMEKMREYVGLYHVLHGAISPMEGIGPEDIKIPDLLKRLQDDKITEVIIATNPNIEGEATAMYISRLIKPTGIKVTRIAHGLPVGGDLEYADEVTLSKAIEGRREL is encoded by the coding sequence ATGCAATATCCTGAACCCATTGCAAAACTAATCGAAGGATTCATGAAATTACCAGGAGTTGGTCCAAAAACGGCTAGTCGATTGGCTTTTCATGTCTTGAATATGAAAGAAGACAGTGTACTTGATTTTGCTAAGGCACTGGTTAATGCAAAACGTAATTTAACGTATTGTTCAGTTTGCCATAATATTACTGATACCGATCCTTGTCGTGTTTGCGATGACTCCTCGCGTGATCAAACAACAGTTTGTGTTGTTCAAGATGCAAAGGATGTTATAGCGATGGAGAAAATGCGTGAATACGTTGGGTTATACCATGTTCTTCATGGAGCGATTTCTCCGATGGAAGGGATTGGACCTGAAGATATTAAAATTCCTGACTTATTAAAACGGCTTCAAGATGATAAAATAACAGAAGTGATTATTGCTACAAACCCTAACATTGAGGGTGAGGCTACAGCAATGTACATTTCTCGTTTAATCAAACCAACAGGGATTAAAGTGACAAGGATAGCGCATGGTTTGCCTGTTGGCGGCGATTTAGAATATGCGGATGAAGTTACTTTATCAAAAGCAATTGAAGGTCGCCGTGAATTATAG
- a CDS encoding YaaL family protein, whose product MVFKKKGYIRAKEDNRLLSIIESLKHELVTQQSIVKKSVDPSPAVLAKVKLLEAKYLFLLREARKRNTSM is encoded by the coding sequence ATAGTTTTTAAGAAAAAAGGCTATATTCGAGCTAAAGAGGACAATCGATTATTAAGTATTATTGAATCACTAAAGCATGAATTAGTGACTCAACAATCGATAGTAAAAAAAAGTGTTGACCCATCCCCAGCTGTCTTAGCGAAAGTAAAGCTCTTAGAAGCAAAATATTTATTTTTATTGCGTGAAGCGAGGAAAAGAAATACATCGATGTAA
- a CDS encoding pro-sigmaK processing inhibitor BofA family protein — MDPILIVSLVGGLIFLLLIVGAPIKPLRFLGQAAVRLLIGALFLFFLNAFGSLFGYSIPINAVTASVSGFLGIPGVVLLIAIDYFIL, encoded by the coding sequence TTGGATCCGATTTTGATTGTTTCGTTAGTAGGAGGATTAATTTTTTTATTGCTTATTGTGGGAGCGCCGATTAAACCTTTGCGTTTTTTAGGACAGGCAGCAGTAAGATTATTAATTGGGGCATTGTTTTTGTTTTTCCTAAATGCCTTTGGCTCTTTGTTTGGTTATAGCATCCCGATTAATGCTGTTACAGCTTCAGTATCAGGCTTTTTAGGAATTCCGGGAGTTGTCTTGTTAATCGCCATTGACTACTTTATTCTATAA
- a CDS encoding sigma factor G inhibitor Gin, whose translation MKPITNTSIPVKKECVVCNQSKIDGIHLFDHFICVTCEREMVKTDPTDEYYHYYLEKLRKIRIPKSS comes from the coding sequence ATGAAGCCTATAACAAATACATCTATACCTGTAAAAAAGGAATGCGTGGTATGCAACCAATCTAAAATAGACGGAATTCATTTATTTGACCACTTTATTTGTGTAACATGTGAGCGAGAAATGGTAAAGACCGACCCAACTGATGAATATTACCACTACTATTTAGAAAAACTAAGGAAAATCAGAATACCTAAAAGTAGTTAA
- a CDS encoding aminotransferase class I/II-fold pyridoxal phosphate-dependent enzyme, whose translation MTEKSQAPLFTRLIEHNKNEYQSFHVPGHKGGRVFSSQAKDWFFPLLQLDQTEVEGLDDLHDPQGVIEQAQRLAAKEFNAMHTFFLVNGTTVGNLAMIMATCQEGDVVLVQRNSHKSIHHALKLAKVYPVYLEPQFEQDIELTTSVPIRTVLKAIDKFPNAKALVLTNPTYYGITTNLTEMISVAHSNGIPVLVDEAHGAHYGIEGPFPSSAISQGADIVTQSAHKTLPAMTMGSYLHFNSRLVSIKKVAEYLEMLQSSSPSYPIMASLDLARQYRQDLTQEQVSSIYNATETFRNLLGEIPQFEVVSLTPESDDEIDPLKVTVRTKCYASAKKIQKLLEDKGIYTELASDIHILFVLPLSVIDYTEVVERIRQTVESLPPINRVEKMSWQHSNDISDLALTYKEMKQYKQRKEHIDKIEGKIAAENVIPYPPGIPLIVEGEKVTATMVKQIKRLLSAGVSFQGHTKLEHLSIYDTDVERGNS comes from the coding sequence ATGACTGAGAAAAGCCAAGCCCCTTTGTTTACTCGACTGATAGAACATAATAAAAACGAATATCAATCCTTTCATGTTCCAGGACATAAAGGAGGGCGAGTTTTTTCTTCTCAAGCTAAAGATTGGTTCTTTCCATTACTTCAGTTGGATCAAACAGAAGTTGAAGGTCTTGATGATTTGCATGACCCTCAAGGAGTTATTGAGCAAGCACAGAGGTTAGCAGCAAAAGAATTTAACGCAATGCATACGTTTTTCCTTGTGAACGGAACTACAGTAGGAAACCTTGCTATGATTATGGCAACATGTCAAGAAGGTGATGTAGTTCTTGTGCAGCGCAACAGTCATAAATCGATACATCATGCATTAAAGTTAGCTAAAGTATACCCTGTCTATTTAGAACCGCAATTTGAACAGGATATAGAATTAACTACATCGGTACCAATAAGAACCGTATTAAAAGCAATTGACAAGTTCCCAAATGCTAAAGCTTTGGTTTTAACAAATCCAACATACTATGGGATAACCACAAACCTCACAGAAATGATAAGTGTAGCACATTCCAATGGTATACCAGTGTTGGTTGATGAAGCACATGGTGCCCATTATGGAATTGAAGGTCCTTTTCCATCAAGTGCAATTTCGCAGGGAGCTGATATTGTAACTCAATCCGCTCATAAAACCTTACCTGCTATGACAATGGGGAGTTATCTTCATTTTAACAGTAGACTGGTTTCTATAAAAAAAGTAGCCGAATATTTAGAGATGCTACAATCGAGTAGTCCTTCATATCCAATTATGGCATCACTTGATTTAGCTAGGCAATATAGGCAGGATTTAACGCAGGAACAAGTGAGTAGTATTTACAATGCTACTGAAACTTTTCGTAATTTACTTGGAGAGATTCCACAGTTTGAGGTAGTCTCTTTGACGCCGGAGTCCGATGATGAAATTGACCCTTTAAAGGTCACTGTTAGGACGAAATGTTATGCGTCAGCAAAAAAAATACAAAAACTGTTGGAAGATAAGGGGATCTATACAGAGTTAGCGAGTGACATACATATTTTATTTGTATTGCCGTTATCCGTTATAGATTACACTGAAGTGGTTGAACGAATTAGACAAACAGTCGAAAGTCTTCCGCCAATCAACCGTGTAGAGAAAATGTCATGGCAACATTCAAATGATATTTCCGATTTGGCGTTAACTTATAAAGAAATGAAACAGTACAAACAGAGAAAAGAACATATTGATAAAATTGAAGGAAAGATTGCTGCAGAAAATGTCATTCCATACCCGCCCGGCATACCTTTAATAGTAGAAGGAGAAAAAGTCACGGCAACTATGGTAAAACAAATCAAAAGGTTACTTTCTGCAGGAGTTTCCTTTCAAGGACACACGAAATTAGAGCATCTATCCATTTATGATACAGATGTAGAAAGAGGAAATTCATGA
- the tmk gene encoding dTMP kinase, with protein MKRGLFITFEGGEGAGKTTVMQKVNKELLSKGFNTIVTREPGGIKISEKIREVILDPSHTEMDSRTEALLYAAARRQHLVEKVIPALSEGTMVLCDRFIDSSLAYQGFARGLGVEEIFSINQFAIEGYMPDVTLFFDIDPEEGLKRIERDSEREINRLDKEKLSFHQKVQEGYHFLVNKYPQRIVVIKANQQVEDVYTDVMRELVKRI; from the coding sequence ATGAAGCGTGGTTTGTTTATTACCTTCGAAGGTGGAGAAGGAGCAGGAAAAACAACAGTTATGCAGAAAGTAAATAAAGAACTATTATCCAAAGGCTTTAATACGATAGTAACAAGAGAGCCTGGTGGGATAAAGATCTCAGAAAAAATTAGGGAAGTCATCTTAGACCCTTCTCATACGGAAATGGACAGTCGGACTGAAGCTTTATTATATGCAGCTGCACGAAGACAACACTTAGTTGAAAAAGTGATACCAGCTCTTTCTGAAGGCACCATGGTCCTTTGTGACCGTTTTATCGATAGCAGCTTGGCTTACCAGGGATTTGCTAGAGGGTTAGGAGTAGAAGAGATCTTTTCAATTAATCAATTTGCGATTGAGGGCTATATGCCAGATGTAACACTCTTTTTTGACATTGATCCAGAAGAAGGTTTAAAGAGAATTGAAAGGGACAGTGAAAGAGAAATTAACCGTTTAGATAAAGAAAAACTATCGTTTCACCAAAAGGTTCAAGAAGGCTATCATTTTTTAGTAAACAAATACCCCCAGAGAATTGTTGTAATTAAAGCAAATCAACAAGTGGAAGATGTATATACCGACGTCATGAGGGAACTGGTGAAAAGAATCTAA
- a CDS encoding cyclic-di-AMP receptor, whose product MKLIIAVVQDKDSNRLSEALINTNFRATKLASTGGFLKAGNSTFLIGTEDDSVDEVLTIIKENCKSREQLVAPISPMGGNADSYVPYPVEVQIGGATVFVLPVEQFEQF is encoded by the coding sequence ATGAAGTTAATTATTGCAGTAGTCCAAGATAAAGATAGTAACCGGTTATCAGAAGCTTTAATTAATACTAATTTTAGAGCTACAAAGTTAGCAAGTACAGGTGGCTTTTTAAAAGCCGGTAATAGTACGTTTTTAATTGGTACTGAAGATGATAGTGTTGATGAAGTTCTTACGATTATTAAAGAGAACTGCAAAAGCAGGGAACAACTAGTGGCACCTATCTCTCCAATGGGTGGCAATGCAGATTCCTATGTTCCATATCCAGTTGAAGTACAAATTGGTGGAGCTACGGTTTTTGTCCTCCCAGTTGAACAATTTGAGCAATTTTAA
- the holB gene encoding DNA polymerase III subunit delta': MSWTELNEVQHKVVKILTNSITRDRLAHAYIFEGPRGTGKKQVAFQLAKSYFCKERQDYEPCQQCVDCKRIESGNHPDVHLIAPDGQSIKKQQVEHLQKEFSYRGVESNQKFYIIEHAEKMTASASNSLLKFLEEPSSPTIAVLLTENLHQMLRTVLSRSQILSFTPLQRKKYIEQLVEHGISETVAHILVELTANITEAETLCQDDWIVQARNVVLQLTEEVYSRPHHVFFTLQEKWLPHFQGREQGELGLDLMLLWYRDVLYSKVGHSSDLVFIDRKNELETQVLYNSEDKISKQIKAIFEAKRHLQANVNPQLLMEKLLLKLQEG; the protein is encoded by the coding sequence ATGAGTTGGACAGAATTAAATGAAGTACAACATAAAGTAGTAAAAATTTTAACAAATAGCATTACTAGAGATAGATTAGCACATGCTTATATTTTTGAAGGGCCTCGAGGTACAGGAAAAAAACAAGTAGCTTTTCAGTTAGCGAAAAGCTACTTTTGTAAGGAAAGACAGGATTATGAACCTTGCCAACAGTGCGTTGATTGTAAGCGAATAGAGTCAGGTAATCATCCGGATGTTCATCTAATCGCTCCAGATGGACAGTCTATAAAAAAACAACAAGTCGAGCATCTTCAAAAAGAATTTTCCTATCGAGGAGTAGAGTCTAACCAGAAGTTTTATATTATTGAACATGCAGAGAAAATGACAGCAAGTGCATCTAACAGTTTATTAAAATTTCTAGAAGAACCTAGTTCTCCGACAATCGCAGTATTGCTTACGGAAAATTTACATCAAATGTTAAGAACCGTGCTTTCACGAAGTCAAATACTATCATTTACACCGCTACAAAGAAAAAAATATATAGAACAATTAGTTGAGCATGGTATAAGTGAGACGGTAGCTCATATATTGGTTGAATTGACGGCAAATATTACCGAAGCAGAGACACTTTGTCAAGACGACTGGATTGTACAAGCACGAAATGTAGTGTTACAATTAACTGAAGAGGTTTACTCTAGGCCTCATCATGTTTTTTTTACATTACAGGAAAAGTGGTTGCCCCATTTCCAAGGAAGGGAACAGGGGGAACTTGGATTAGACTTAATGCTCTTATGGTATAGAGATGTTTTATATAGCAAGGTGGGTCATTCATCGGACTTGGTGTTTATTGACCGAAAAAATGAATTGGAAACGCAAGTGCTTTATAACTCAGAAGATAAAATTAGCAAGCAAATAAAGGCGATATTTGAGGCTAAGCGGCATTTGCAGGCAAATGTAAATCCACAATTATTAATGGAAAAGCTTTTGCTGAAGTTACAGGAGGGATAA
- a CDS encoding PSP1 domain-containing protein, with amino-acid sequence MHHVVGVRFKKAGKIYYFSPGELELPKGEWVIVETSRGIEYGKVVIEKKEVGENDVVLPLKQVIRIAEQKDKQIVEENKEAAKEAFEVCIEKIKEHDLDMKLVDVEYTFDRNKVLFYFTADGRIDFRELVKDLAAIFRTRIELRQIGVRDEAKMLGGIGPCGRILCCSSFLGDFEPVSIKMAKDQNLSLNPAKISGLCGRLMCCLKYENDHYESAKQALPDIGKEIKTIEGKGRVIGLNILESIVQVELYDPQRMLEFSLQELIEQGAVPTQATE; translated from the coding sequence TTGCATCACGTCGTAGGTGTTCGATTTAAAAAAGCAGGAAAGATATATTATTTTTCTCCTGGGGAACTCGAGTTACCAAAAGGCGAGTGGGTGATTGTCGAAACATCACGAGGAATAGAGTACGGTAAAGTGGTGATAGAGAAGAAAGAGGTAGGGGAAAATGATGTGGTCCTGCCACTTAAACAAGTCATCCGCATCGCTGAACAAAAAGACAAGCAGATCGTTGAGGAAAATAAAGAGGCTGCTAAGGAAGCCTTTGAAGTTTGTATAGAAAAAATTAAAGAACATGATTTAGATATGAAGCTTGTAGATGTAGAGTATACGTTTGACAGAAATAAAGTATTGTTCTATTTTACAGCAGATGGTCGTATTGATTTCCGAGAACTCGTAAAAGATTTGGCAGCTATTTTTAGAACAAGAATAGAATTAAGACAAATCGGTGTTCGAGATGAAGCAAAAATGCTAGGCGGGATTGGACCTTGTGGTCGGATTTTATGTTGTTCTTCTTTTTTAGGAGATTTTGAACCGGTATCAATCAAGATGGCAAAAGACCAAAATTTATCGTTAAATCCAGCTAAAATATCAGGGTTATGTGGTAGATTAATGTGTTGTTTAAAGTATGAAAATGACCATTATGAATCTGCAAAACAGGCATTACCGGATATTGGCAAAGAGATTAAAACAATTGAAGGAAAAGGTCGAGTTATAGGATTAAACATACTAGAGAGTATCGTTCAAGTTGAGCTATATGACCCTCAACGAATGTTAGAGTTTTCCCTTCAGGAGTTAATAGAGCAAGGGGCAGTACCGACGCAAGCCACAGAATGA
- the yabA gene encoding DNA replication initiation control protein YabA has translation MGKQEIFSQVSHIEERIGDLHRDLIGLKEQLASLIEENHYLKVENENLRKRLDDDKPEDQTKQGSDIEKKDRQKQLLGEGYDNLARLYQEGFHICNTHYGSIRSDGDCLFCLSFLNQK, from the coding sequence GTGGGCAAACAGGAAATATTTTCACAAGTAAGTCATATTGAAGAGAGAATTGGAGATTTACATCGAGATTTAATAGGGTTAAAAGAACAACTGGCGTCTCTTATTGAAGAAAATCACTATTTAAAGGTTGAAAATGAAAACCTAAGAAAGCGATTAGATGACGATAAGCCTGAGGATCAGACTAAACAAGGTTCAGATATAGAGAAAAAAGACCGTCAGAAGCAACTTTTAGGTGAAGGCTATGACAATTTAGCCAGATTATATCAAGAAGGGTTTCACATTTGTAATACTCATTATGGTAGTATACGTTCTGATGGCGATTGTTTGTTTTGTTTATCCTTTCTCAATCAAAAGTAA
- a CDS encoding tRNA1(Val) (adenine(37)-N6)-methyltransferase: MQRADERIDYLPNNNLKIIQSTNVFSFSIDAVLLAKFVYVPIQKGRILDMCSGNGVIPLLLSTRSKASIVGVEIQETLYDMAVRSIQLNRLEKQIEMVCADIKQIPEAFTDQQYDVVTCNPPYFECNDLSDQNENEHFRIARHEVYCTLEDVVREASELVKQKGKFAIVHRPERLTDIMLLMKKYRIEPKKIQMVHPKADKDANIVLVEGIKDGKKGVKCLPPIVVYGSGQSYTDEFKSIYGLI, translated from the coding sequence ATGCAAAGAGCTGATGAAAGAATTGATTACCTTCCTAACAACAACTTAAAAATCATTCAAAGCACTAATGTCTTTTCATTCTCTATTGATGCAGTATTGTTGGCGAAGTTCGTGTATGTTCCTATTCAAAAAGGAAGAATACTTGATATGTGTTCAGGAAATGGAGTTATCCCATTGTTACTTAGTACTCGTTCAAAAGCTTCAATTGTAGGAGTTGAAATTCAAGAAACGTTATATGATATGGCGGTAAGAAGTATTCAATTAAACAGATTAGAGAAGCAAATTGAGATGGTTTGCGCGGACATAAAACAAATTCCAGAAGCTTTTACAGACCAGCAATATGATGTGGTTACATGTAATCCACCCTATTTCGAATGTAATGACCTCAGTGATCAAAATGAAAATGAACACTTTCGGATTGCTAGACATGAAGTATATTGTACACTAGAGGATGTCGTAAGAGAGGCAAGTGAACTTGTGAAACAAAAAGGCAAGTTTGCGATTGTTCACAGACCCGAAAGACTTACGGACATCATGTTACTCATGAAAAAATATCGAATTGAACCTAAAAAAATTCAAATGGTTCATCCAAAAGCCGATAAGGACGCCAACATCGTTTTAGTCGAAGGAATTAAGGATGGGAAAAAGGGAGTCAAGTGCCTTCCACCGATTGTAGTTTATGGCTCAGGGCAAAGCTATACAGATGAGTTTAAAAGCATCTATGGTCTGATATAA
- the rsmI gene encoding 16S rRNA (cytidine(1402)-2'-O)-methyltransferase translates to MFQQHSFKSSSNRGELFLVPTPIGNLEDMTFRAIRTLKEVDLIAAEDTRQTIKLCNHYEISTKLVSYHDHNKEMSGSKLIEQLHNGKNIALVSDAGTPAISDPGYELVRDCLAEEIAVIALPGANAALTALIASGLTTNHFYFYGFLDRKKKVKKQELEQLKSVNTTLVFYEAPHRLKETLETMQDVLGDRNMAVCRELTKKHEEFIRGTISEVIQWCSNGTVKGEFCLIVDGGDISQEPDLQWWDSLTIPEHIEHHMSLQMSSKEAIKQVAKDRGIQKREVYAIYHHNEESSI, encoded by the coding sequence ATGTTTCAACAACATAGCTTTAAATCAAGCTCTAATAGAGGGGAATTGTTCTTAGTACCAACACCTATTGGAAACTTAGAAGATATGACATTTAGAGCGATACGTACGCTAAAAGAAGTGGATTTAATTGCTGCAGAAGATACAAGACAAACGATAAAATTATGCAATCACTACGAGATTTCAACAAAGCTTGTGAGCTATCATGATCATAATAAAGAAATGAGTGGTTCTAAACTCATTGAACAACTACATAACGGCAAAAATATTGCTCTTGTTAGCGATGCTGGTACACCAGCAATTTCAGATCCTGGCTATGAGTTAGTAAGAGATTGTCTCGCAGAAGAAATTGCTGTTATTGCTTTACCAGGAGCAAATGCTGCACTAACAGCATTAATTGCTTCTGGATTGACGACAAACCATTTTTATTTTTATGGTTTCTTAGATCGTAAGAAAAAGGTAAAGAAACAAGAGTTAGAACAATTAAAAAGTGTAAATACAACTCTTGTTTTCTATGAAGCGCCACATAGGTTAAAGGAAACTTTAGAAACGATGCAGGATGTTTTGGGTGACCGTAATATGGCAGTATGTCGTGAACTAACTAAAAAACATGAAGAATTTATTAGAGGTACGATTTCTGAAGTCATTCAGTGGTGTTCAAATGGGACTGTAAAAGGAGAATTTTGCTTAATTGTAGACGGTGGCGACATTTCCCAGGAACCTGACTTACAATGGTGGGACTCTCTTACGATACCAGAGCATATTGAACATCATATGTCACTGCAAATGAGTTCTAAAGAAGCGATTAAGCAAGTAGCTAAAGACAGGGGAATTCAAAAGCGGGAAGTCTATGCCATTTATCATCACAACGAAGAAAGTTCTATCTAA
- a CDS encoding AbrB/MazE/SpoVT family DNA-binding domain-containing protein, with translation MKSTGIVRKVDELGRVVIPIELRRTLDIAEKDALEIYVDNDRIILKKYKPNMTCQITGEVSDDNLSLASGKIILSPQGAQDIIAELQAYVEKSSK, from the coding sequence ATGAAATCTACAGGTATTGTTCGTAAAGTTGATGAGTTAGGTCGAGTTGTTATTCCAATTGAGCTTCGTCGTACACTTGATATTGCTGAAAAGGATGCTCTAGAAATCTATGTTGATAATGATCGCATTATCTTAAAGAAGTATAAGCCAAACATGACTTGCCAAATTACTGGCGAAGTTTCTGATGATAATCTTTCATTAGCATCAGGAAAAATTATTTTAAGTCCACAAGGTGCTCAAGATATTATTGCTGAACTACAAGCATATGTAGAAAAATCTTCGAAATAA